The Echeneis naucrates chromosome 10, fEcheNa1.1, whole genome shotgun sequence genome has a window encoding:
- the znf518b gene encoding zinc finger protein 518B: MKPVGYQSMPSSVNGGHQTMPLDHVLSTSNVMYCEKCGFPSTDATVLKKHMIEHLGTRFYCFYCNNVSFSEAELNAHLKQHTAKYPFKCPHCGQGYMRRLCLVKHIERLHSKNISQGPAKPGMTKISHVPVSSALSSVPTADPSSVRPAVRVTIPTPSVPAVRLRKDDHRGKTQDTILSNGTNGNTELFSPLNGLTQHNRALTVSLPEEVSIPAGCLVEVVEVKTVNGTKELKLRLVTQQENESVIKDTRTAVSQNTPLGKPLSSTSNHPKTVNSVSMRSCTVSSKQCETKTVNVEHPAVVPVSVSKSLLNQASKEKSGFKRPSQEIINLECNTIIPTKLPKSILNPVRDGNSRIRVTQREAGNLNPAPSSVITSRVANRLSSTLHPDNMSISVTQRVVEERKNLIPEHSQCSPVRRVRDSKIIPRDVSTTVKLEPGEIRLRNNIASKIMKEAVGLNQQGLKSASLSLSVPLAAAAQVRPLAILSCKDNVVENHSFPTHRTLNEHSPVKAPVLSNHTNSKISTWTQEVRTSERVGEVDMPEPEGFPVISSVFSLSQQPEEAQGSIQPLVMALRGIVMDKSNTSGSTPQDHIDIRNTTEQVREVPTSGYCAPVAPNDESFICDPSLTEHTTDSVKEETHDKGIQHPPAPTNNHFHVKMEKNSTTPKVSNECCHPPVSTTSTDQKSDSKIAAYADTSVPVEPLQHTPRSEQDISSKFLTVSLKRVQVGVWKKSKKALKLTISKCKTRLPVDTVSDCAVIYLMPLKVDQLVKRPGPNQPVVVLNHPKPRTAVQGARTDSVTNTGASEVVPKCQILKMRLSKVMGQKYEVMGCTVRIFP, translated from the coding sequence ATGAAACCGGTCGGTTATCAAAGCATGCCATCATCTGTGAACGGCGGACATCAGACCATGCCCCTGGATCACGTTTTAAGCACATCAAATGTGATGTATTGTGAGAAATGTGGATTCCCTTCGACAGACGCCACAGTATTAAAGAAACATATGATCGAGCACTTGGGAACAAGGTTTTACTGCTTTTATTGCAACAATGTCTCCTTCAGCGAGGCAGAGTTAAATGCACACCTGAAGCAACACACTGCAAAATATCCCTTCAAATGTCCTCACTGTGGACAGGGGTATATGAGGCGGCTGTGCCTTGTGAAGCACATTGAGCGTCTACATAGTAAAAACATCAGTCAAGGACCTGCTAAGCCCGGCATGACTAAAATTTCTCATGTGCCTGTCTCCAGTGCCTTATCAAGTGTGCCCACCGCTGATCCATCTTCGGTTCGACCAGCTGTGAGGGTGACAATACCGACCCCGAGTGTGCCTGCTGTCAGACTCCGTAAAGATGACCACCGCGGGAAAACACAGGACACAATTTTATCGAATGGCACGAATGGAAATACAgaacttttttcccctttgaatGGACTCACTCAGCACAACAGGGCTCTAACAGTTTCTCTTCCTGAGGAAGTCTCAATCCCTGCAGGCTGTTTGGTTGAAGTTGTCGAGGTGAAAACTGTTAATGGGACAAAGGAGCTAAAGCTGAGGCTTGTCACTCAACAAGAAAATGAGTCTGTGATAAAAGACACAAGGACCGCAGTCTCTCAAAACACTCCACTGGGAAAGCCATTGTCATCCACATCCAACCATCCAAAGACAGTGAACTCTGTGAGTATGAGGTCGTGTACAGTAAGCAGTAAACAGTGTGAAACCAAGACGGTGAATGTGGAGCATCCTGCTGTTGTTCCGGTCAGTGTTTCCAAAAGCCTCCTAAATCAAGCCAGCAAGGAAAAGAGTGGATTCAAAAGACCATCACAAGAAATAATCAACTTGGAATGCAACACAATCATTCCAACCAAGCTTCCCAAAAGTATCCTCAATCCTGTAAGAGATGGAAATAGTAGGATCAGAGTTACACAAAGAGAAGCTGGAAATCTCAATCCAGCTCCTTCGAGTGTTATCACCTCCAGAGTTGCCAACAGGTTGTCAAGCACTCTGCATCCAGATAACATGTCAATAAGTGTTACACAAAGAGTTGTCGAGGAGAGGAAGAATTTAATTCCAGAGCATTCCCAGTGTTCTCCAGTTCGGAGAGTAAGAGACTCAAAAATCATTCCTCGAGATGTGTCGACCACTGTGAAGTTGGAACCAGGGGAAATCCGCCTCAGAAACAATATTGCTTCAAAAATTATGAAGGAGGCAGTGGGCTTGAACCAGCAAGGTCTGAaatcagcctctctctctctgagtgtcCCCTTAGCTGCAGCTGCCCAAGTGAGGCCATTAGCCATTTTATCATGCAAGGATAATGTTGTCGAAAATCATTCTTTTCCAACACACAGGACTCTAAACGAGCACTCACCTGTCAAAGCCCCTGTCCTTTCTAATCACACAAACTCAAAGATCTCAACTTGGACGCAGGAAGTGAGAACCAGCGAGAGAGTGGGAGAAGTGGATATGCCAGAACCTGAGGGGTTTCCAGtaatttcctctgtgttttcattaagCCAACAACCAGAGGAGGCCCAAGGCTCCATTCAGCCCCTGGTAATGGCTTTGCGTGGCATAGTGATGGATAAAAGTAACACTTCTGGCTCTACACCTCAAGATCACATCGATATAAGAAACACCACGGAGCAGGTGAGGGAGGTGCCGACATCAGGGTACTGTGCTCCAGTTGCTCCAAATGATGAGTCATTTATCTGTGACCCTTCACTGACAGAGCATACCACTGACTCTGTAAAAGAGGAGACTCATGATAAGGGGATCCAGCACCCGCCTGCACCGACCAACAACCATTTTCACGtcaagatggaaaaaaatagcACTACACCAAAAGTCAGTAATGAATGCTGTCACCCTCCTGTTTCCACAACCTCGACAGACCAGAAATCTGACTCTAAAATTGCTGCATATGCGGACACATCTGTACCTGTAGAGCCTCTGCAGCATACGCCAAGAAGTGAGCAGGACATCTCCTCCAAGTTCCTCACTGTTTCTCTGAAAAGGGTACAAGTAGgtgtgtggaaaaaaagcaagaaagcaCTCAAACTTACAATATCCAAATGTAAGACTCGTTTACCAGTGGACACTGTAAGTGACTGTGCAGTTATATACCTGATGCCACTGAAGGTAGACCAGTTGGTGAAACGGCCAGGCCCCAACCAGCCCGTAGTGGTACTCAATCACCCAAAGCCCCGGACCGCCGTACAGGGAGCAAGAACAGATAGTGTTACTAACACAGGAGCGTCTGAGGTGGTTCCAAAGTGCCAAATCTTAAAAATGAGGCTGAGCAAAGTGATGGGACAGAAATATGAGGTAATGGGGTGCACCGTTAGAATTTTTCCATGA
- the clnk gene encoding cytokine-dependent hematopoietic cell linker isoform X2: protein MDRNRTDRNRNQRCGNNSKYMEPEYDVVDDQEEMLKVCILPARPINEEREYADRNLPRSSAQSVSSPSTGNSIIVPRRPHRELPQIIGPAVNRDLKPGRRKTPLDLRPLPVLPGIQRSHRCSPPPLPSTLELVNHLSGLTLDKSSGSDGQQKAARKAEFSPFVAGQKRAESVPVLHLNVKHSLDLETQIEIRSHQNLERVPSKHHHHEWPQTKEDFDQHEFVPREKPQQTYREEDWYIGPCNRADAEHALHLVNKDGAFLVRDCSNNTKSEPLVLAVYHEKKVYNVKIRFIESASKYALGTGQRSKDMFDSVADIVKFHTIFPIILISGRNISGSKYPENCVLTCAVTRRDVDQLLE from the exons ATG GATcgcaacagaacagacagaaacaggaatCAAAGATGTGGTAACAACAGCAAATACATGGAGCCTGAGTACGATGTGGTAGATGACCAGGAGGAAATGCTGAAAGTGTGCATACTTCCTGCAAGACCCATAAACGAGGAAAGAGAGTATGCAG ACAGGAATCTTCCAAGGTCATCAGCTCAGAGCGTTTCATCGCCCTCCACT ggtaACTCCATCATCGTCCCTAGACGCCCCCACAGAGAACTGCCACAAATCATAG GACCTGCAGTCAATAGAGATCTGAAGCCTGGCAGGAGAAAGACCCCATTAG ACCTGCGACCCCTACCTGTGCTGCCAGGAATCCAG CGCTCACACAG GTGCTCTCCACCTCCCCTGCCGTCTACACTGGAGCTAGTGAATCACCTGTCTGGACTGACTCTAGACAAGTCCTCCGGGAGCGA TGGACAGCAGAAGGCAGCTAGGAAA GCAGAATTCAGTCCATTTGTGGCAG GTCAAAAGAGAGCAGAAAGTGTCCCAGTTCTACACCTCAACGTAAAACATTCTTTGGATCTGGAAACTCAAATAGAAATCAG GTCACACCAAAACCTAG AAAGGGTGCCATCAAAACACCATCACCACGAATGGCCCCAAACTAAAGAAGACTTTGACCAACATGAATTTGTTCCAAGGGAAAAGCCtcaacag ACCTACCGTGAAGAAGACTGGTACATTGGGCCATGTAATCGAGCAGATGCTGAGCACGCCTTACACCTGGTGAACAAG GATGGGGCATTTTTGGTACGTGACTGCTCCAACAACACCAAAAGTGAACCCTTGGTGTTGGCTGTTTATCATGAGAAGAAGGTTTATAATGTTAAGATTCGGTTCATTGAGAGCGCCAGCAAGTACGCCCTGGGAACAGGACAACGGTCAAAGGAT ATGTTCGATTCTGTGGCAGACATCGTCAAGTTTCACACCATATTCCCAATAATACTCATCAGTGGAAGAAATATATCAGGAAGCAAATACCCAGAAAACTGTGTGCTTACATGTGCAGTAACAAGGAGGGATGTTGACCAGCTGCTAGAATAA
- the clnk gene encoding cytokine-dependent hematopoietic cell linker isoform X1, producing MDRNRTDRNRNQRCGNNSKYMEPEYDVVDDQEEMLKVCILPARPINEEREYADRNLPRSSAQSVSSPSTGNSIIVPRRPHRELPQIIGPAVNRDLKPGRRKTPLDLRPLPVLPGIQRSHRCSPPPLPSTLELVNHLSGLTLDKSSGSDGQQKAARKCSQAEFSPFVAGQKRAESVPVLHLNVKHSLDLETQIEIRSHQNLERVPSKHHHHEWPQTKEDFDQHEFVPREKPQQTYREEDWYIGPCNRADAEHALHLVNKDGAFLVRDCSNNTKSEPLVLAVYHEKKVYNVKIRFIESASKYALGTGQRSKDMFDSVADIVKFHTIFPIILISGRNISGSKYPENCVLTCAVTRRDVDQLLE from the exons ATG GATcgcaacagaacagacagaaacaggaatCAAAGATGTGGTAACAACAGCAAATACATGGAGCCTGAGTACGATGTGGTAGATGACCAGGAGGAAATGCTGAAAGTGTGCATACTTCCTGCAAGACCCATAAACGAGGAAAGAGAGTATGCAG ACAGGAATCTTCCAAGGTCATCAGCTCAGAGCGTTTCATCGCCCTCCACT ggtaACTCCATCATCGTCCCTAGACGCCCCCACAGAGAACTGCCACAAATCATAG GACCTGCAGTCAATAGAGATCTGAAGCCTGGCAGGAGAAAGACCCCATTAG ACCTGCGACCCCTACCTGTGCTGCCAGGAATCCAG CGCTCACACAG GTGCTCTCCACCTCCCCTGCCGTCTACACTGGAGCTAGTGAATCACCTGTCTGGACTGACTCTAGACAAGTCCTCCGGGAGCGA TGGACAGCAGAAGGCAGCTAGGAAA TGCAGCCAG GCAGAATTCAGTCCATTTGTGGCAG GTCAAAAGAGAGCAGAAAGTGTCCCAGTTCTACACCTCAACGTAAAACATTCTTTGGATCTGGAAACTCAAATAGAAATCAG GTCACACCAAAACCTAG AAAGGGTGCCATCAAAACACCATCACCACGAATGGCCCCAAACTAAAGAAGACTTTGACCAACATGAATTTGTTCCAAGGGAAAAGCCtcaacag ACCTACCGTGAAGAAGACTGGTACATTGGGCCATGTAATCGAGCAGATGCTGAGCACGCCTTACACCTGGTGAACAAG GATGGGGCATTTTTGGTACGTGACTGCTCCAACAACACCAAAAGTGAACCCTTGGTGTTGGCTGTTTATCATGAGAAGAAGGTTTATAATGTTAAGATTCGGTTCATTGAGAGCGCCAGCAAGTACGCCCTGGGAACAGGACAACGGTCAAAGGAT ATGTTCGATTCTGTGGCAGACATCGTCAAGTTTCACACCATATTCCCAATAATACTCATCAGTGGAAGAAATATATCAGGAAGCAAATACCCAGAAAACTGTGTGCTTACATGTGCAGTAACAAGGAGGGATGTTGACCAGCTGCTAGAATAA